In Candidatus Binatia bacterium, the genomic window ACGGGGAAGATCTGGCTACCCTCCGCAACTAGTTGCCGGAATGCCCGCGTGTGCAGCAGAAGAATCTGTCCCCGCTCTCCACGAATCGGCCGCCTGCGGGTCAGGGCTTCCACGAGGGCCAAACCAGCCGCTAGCTCGTCGGCGCACTCGACCAGTTCGCCGCTCACCGCGGCGCCCTGCTCCTCGCACCGCAAATGAGCAAGCACCCGCTCCGGAGGGTGTTTCACGGCCTCGGCTTCGCTTACAACGAAGCGCAGCACGAGCACGCACCATTCTTTTTCCGCAGCTCCCCGCTCGACCCTGACTAACACAAGCACGAGCGGTTGTTTTTCATCGGACAATTCGACCACGTCTTCGATCACGGCACGTAAGATTCGATCCGTTTTTCGTCGGAACCAGGATTGCAACGGAAGAAAGTCAACCACAGCCCGCTCGAGTTGCTGTCGCGCGAAGTCGCGAAACACGATCGTCCATGACCCTCGCACGGTGATTGTGGGAACGGCGCGCGCAACCGAGGCCGCTTCGATGGCCTGCTCCCGTTTTTCTAATGAGAACCAATAAAATGCGTGCGGCCCCAGTGTAATTCGGTACGGCCCCTCGTCGATGCGCGGAAAGCGCGTGCGACCAAACAGTTCGATCAGTTCGCGGTCGCGATACTCACCGAGGCTGAGTTCGACGGGCTGAACAAATCGCGACAAATTCGCAACGACCAAAATCTGCTCGCCTTCGTATTCCCGTACGAAGGCAACCACCTTGCGGTTGTCAGCCGGCAAAAAGCGGAGCGACCCCCGCCCAAAGGCGCGGTACCGTTTGCGCAGAGCTATCACCCGCTTCATCCACCAAAGTAACGAGTGGGGGTTGCTTTGCTGCGCCTCCACGTTCACGCTTTCGTAGTGGAATTCCGGGTCCACAATCACTGGCAGATGCAGCCGTTGCGGGTTGGCTCGTGAGAAACCCGCGTTGCGGTCGGCGCTCCACTGCATGGGCGTCCGCACGCCGTTGCGATCGCCGAGAAAGACATTGTCGCCCATCCCGATCTCGTCGCCGTAGTAAATCACCGGTGTGCCTGGCAGCGAAAACAAGAGCGCGTTCATGAGTTCGATGCGACGGCGGTCCTTGCCCAACAAAGGGGCGAGTCGCCGGCGGATGCCCAAGTTGATGCGCGCCTGCGCATCTTGGGCGTAAACGCGATACATGTAATCGCGTTCCTCATCCGTGACCATCTCCAGGGTTAGCTCATCATGGTTACGCAGGAACAGCGCCCACTGGCAGTTTTCGGGGATGGGTGGGGTTTGCTGCATGATATCGATGATGGGAAAGCGGTCCTCCATGTGCAGCGCCATGAACAAGCGCGGCATGATGGGAAAGTGAAAGGCCATATGGCACTCGTCGCCGTTCCCAAAATACGCTGCTGCATCCTCCGGCCACTGGTTGGCTTCAGCGAGCAGCATGCGATCGCGGTAGCGCGCGTCCACATGCGCCCGCAGCTCGCGTAAAAACTCATGTGTTTCCGGCAGGTTCTCGCAGATCGTGCCTTCCCGCTCGAACAGGTAAGGCACGGCATCGAGCCGCATCCCATCCACACCCAACCGCATCCAGAAGTCGACGGTCCGCAGCACGGCGCGCCGCACTTCTGGGTTGTCAAAGTTTAAGTCAGGTTGATGGGAATAAAACCGATGCCAATAGTACGCCTTCGCGACGGGATCCCAGCTCCAATTCGAACGTTCGAAGTCCTTAAAGATAATCCGCGCTTCGGCGTACCGTTCGGGCGTGTCGCTCCAGACGTAAAAGTTGCGGTAGCGGCTGCCCGGTGGGGACTTTCGGGCACGTTGAAACCACGGGTGTTGGTCGGAGGTATGGTTGATCACGAGCTCGGTAACGACACGCAATCCTCGTTGGTGCGCCGCTTTCAAAAATGCTTTGAAGTCTTCCAGGGTACCGAAGTCAGGGTGAACGTTCTGGTAGTCGGCGATGTCATAGCCGTCGTCGCGCATCGGCGAGGGATAAAACGGCAACAGCCAAAGCGCCGTAACGCCAAGGTCGGCCAAGTAGTCGAGGCGCTGAAGCAGGCCGCGAAAGTCGCCAATTCCGTCCGCGTTACTATCTTGGAACGAGCCAACCCGCAGCTCGTAAAGAATCGCATCCTTATACCACAACGAATCGCTCGCCAACATGCTGAGGCTTCGCTGGCAAAAGTATTTGCTCCAGGCAAGGGTGAGGCAAGCGGTTGCGGCGCTGGCGGAGCACACATAAGTTGCTAGCGATGCGCGAGGTTCCGTTTGCGCCCATCGACACCCTAGAAGGAACAGAGGAGTTTCCAAGGTTTTGGACCAAGGAAACACTTCACCAAGTCGTCGAGCGAGTTCTCCAAGGGTATAAACTGATCGTCGTTTCCAACCGTGAGCCGTACGTGCATCGCCTCGAAGCCGGTCGAGTGGTATGCGAGCGGCCGGTCAGCGGCCTCGTAACCGCTCTAGAGCCGGTCATGCGGGCGTGTGGGGGCACTTGGATCGCGCATGGAAGCGGCAACGCCGACCGCGAAGTTGCCGACGAGCACGGTCGCGTGCCCGTGCCACCTGAAGCACCAAGCTACACCCTGCGGCGAGTTTGGCTCAGCAAGGAAGACGA contains:
- the treS gene encoding maltose alpha-D-glucosyltransferase — protein: MLASDSLWYKDAILYELRVGSFQDSNADGIGDFRGLLQRLDYLADLGVTALWLLPFYPSPMRDDGYDIADYQNVHPDFGTLEDFKAFLKAAHQRGLRVVTELVINHTSDQHPWFQRARKSPPGSRYRNFYVWSDTPERYAEARIIFKDFERSNWSWDPVAKAYYWHRFYSHQPDLNFDNPEVRRAVLRTVDFWMRLGVDGMRLDAVPYLFEREGTICENLPETHEFLRELRAHVDARYRDRMLLAEANQWPEDAAAYFGNGDECHMAFHFPIMPRLFMALHMEDRFPIIDIMQQTPPIPENCQWALFLRNHDELTLEMVTDEERDYMYRVYAQDAQARINLGIRRRLAPLLGKDRRRIELMNALLFSLPGTPVIYYGDEIGMGDNVFLGDRNGVRTPMQWSADRNAGFSRANPQRLHLPVIVDPEFHYESVNVEAQQSNPHSLLWWMKRVIALRKRYRAFGRGSLRFLPADNRKVVAFVREYEGEQILVVANLSRFVQPVELSLGEYRDRELIELFGRTRFPRIDEGPYRITLGPHAFYWFSLEKREQAIEAASVARAVPTITVRGSWTIVFRDFARQQLERAVVDFLPLQSWFRRKTDRILRAVIEDVVELSDEKQPLVLVLVRVERGAAEKEWCVLVLRFVVSEAEAVKHPPERVLAHLRCEEQGAAVSGELVECADELAAGLALVEALTRRRPIRGERGQILLLHTRAFRQLVAEGSQIFPVAVHQPQWNPGFVAGGRLRVKLYREPFVGLHPEVEIGQKLLDVAQKLRVPTLAAFMEYRQNATQTLTLCAAHEYIPHEGDLWSYTVDHLKQYFERVLAEYASRAPVQIPPASWTQLVPQSTPPLVNELCGPYLQTARLLGTRVAELHRALASLADDPEFAPEPLTSLYQRSLYQGLRNLWGRIAVLLQEKMEELPVAVRQSAQHLLYAGEAVLQIAQRAIGERTAGMRIRVHGDLHLGRVLHTGKDVYIVGFAGDPTRSALETRIKRTPLRDMASMLRSLEFAVDRILYGPAAAGWFRPEDIPVLEPWGHLWERWVGAALLRSYLEGMGGSKVLPDSADVLERLLTASLIERSLLALEEELRFRPDHAGIPIRGLLELVENGRGAD